The following are from one region of the uncultured Hyphomonas sp. genome:
- a CDS encoding TetR/AcrR family transcriptional regulator, whose product MANVKATPKRGIVKKAGYHHGNLRNAIIESVARLIAEKSSLDFQLKDVAKLVGTTTPAIYRHFECKQSLLVETALAGYAIQEDYRNKAISLSKPSPLARLIAIGHAYVIFGRTHPGYFRLMKSLETEEMLASPEYQSRRKKALDLTTGLTLECMEAGLFVETDMAVVKTSLQTTALGLAHIYSADQLKYIAPEALEDDEHVARVFELNLGGLLSAKGKRQVREASQNPFDAER is encoded by the coding sequence ATGGCAAATGTCAAAGCCACACCGAAACGTGGCATTGTGAAGAAAGCGGGTTACCACCACGGCAACCTCCGGAATGCGATCATCGAATCTGTCGCCCGGTTGATCGCTGAAAAGTCTTCACTTGATTTCCAGTTGAAAGATGTCGCGAAACTGGTCGGCACCACGACACCGGCGATCTACCGCCACTTCGAATGCAAGCAGAGCCTGCTTGTTGAAACGGCCCTCGCCGGGTACGCCATTCAGGAAGACTACCGCAACAAGGCGATCAGCTTGTCGAAGCCGTCGCCACTTGCCCGTCTCATCGCGATCGGACATGCCTATGTGATCTTCGGCCGGACGCATCCCGGCTATTTCCGTCTCATGAAGAGTTTGGAGACGGAGGAAATGCTGGCCTCGCCAGAGTATCAGTCGCGGCGCAAGAAGGCGCTGGATCTGACGACCGGTTTGACGCTCGAATGCATGGAAGCGGGTCTGTTCGTCGAAACTGATATGGCGGTGGTCAAGACCTCGCTGCAGACGACAGCTCTGGGCCTTGCGCACATCTATTCGGCCGATCAGCTGAAGTATATTGCGCCGGAGGCACTCGAGGATGATGAACACGTCGCGCGGGTTTTCGAGTTGAACCTTGGCGGCTTGCTGAGCGCAAAGGGTAAGAGACAAGTGCGTGAAGCCAGCCAGAACCCGTTCGACGCCGAGCGCTGA
- a CDS encoding membrane dipeptidase: MGKLTRRALIGGGLVAGAGVAYGAYWLRKRPVPAPLGFDVTEDEREAAIDLLEKYPAIDTHAHPGRTFARDASGLAPLLKVYKAQSGFERRTIADMREGHLAAACFAAVSDFNVLNLAKGKGLEAQRPFREGEAWESYKVQIGNLKRLATQKLVTEMLTPESLDAARASGRPGAIWTVEGADFLEGSVERLNEAYQDGVRSITLVHYRTNDLADAMTNAPVHDGLTPEGDAIIREMNRLGMMIDLSHMAEAGAFRALELSTLPVMFTHTHISSAHAYHPRFISLELAKAAADAGGIIGAWPSGIEISDLAGFGDRIFELVDLVGIDHVCLGSDMDANYKPVFDNYRHLPDLVALLRRKGMSEPELAAFLGGNFQRVWSTNQAAREGAAP; this comes from the coding sequence ATGGGAAAACTGACACGGCGCGCTTTGATCGGCGGTGGGCTCGTTGCCGGTGCGGGCGTGGCTTATGGCGCTTACTGGCTGCGTAAGCGGCCGGTCCCAGCGCCGCTGGGCTTTGACGTGACTGAAGATGAGCGTGAGGCAGCCATTGATCTGCTGGAAAAGTATCCGGCCATCGACACCCATGCCCATCCCGGGCGGACATTTGCGCGTGATGCTTCCGGTCTCGCGCCGCTGCTGAAAGTGTACAAAGCACAGTCCGGTTTTGAGCGGCGCACAATAGCTGACATGCGCGAAGGCCATCTCGCGGCGGCGTGCTTTGCGGCCGTATCGGATTTCAACGTGTTGAATCTGGCGAAAGGCAAGGGGCTGGAGGCCCAGCGCCCCTTCAGGGAAGGCGAGGCCTGGGAGAGCTACAAGGTTCAGATCGGCAATCTCAAACGGCTGGCGACGCAGAAGCTTGTCACGGAAATGCTGACCCCGGAATCACTGGATGCCGCACGCGCGTCCGGGCGGCCTGGCGCCATCTGGACGGTCGAGGGGGCGGATTTCCTGGAGGGATCCGTTGAGCGTCTGAATGAGGCCTATCAGGATGGTGTCCGGTCCATCACGCTGGTCCACTATCGTACCAATGATCTCGCCGATGCGATGACCAATGCGCCGGTCCATGACGGGCTGACCCCGGAAGGGGATGCGATCATTCGCGAGATGAACCGTCTGGGGATGATGATCGACCTGTCCCACATGGCAGAGGCCGGGGCGTTCCGGGCGCTGGAACTCAGCACCCTGCCGGTGATGTTCACGCACACCCATATCAGTTCGGCCCATGCCTATCATCCACGCTTCATTTCGCTCGAACTTGCCAAAGCGGCGGCCGATGCCGGAGGGATCATCGGGGCGTGGCCCAGCGGTATTGAGATTAGCGATCTGGCGGGCTTCGGGGACCGCATTTTCGAACTGGTGGACCTGGTCGGCATCGATCATGTCTGCCTCGGGTCCGATATGGATGCGAACTACAAGCCGGTCTTCGACAATTACCGGCACCTGCCGGACCTGGTGGCATTGCTACGCCGGAAGGGCATGAGCGAGCCGGAACTGGCGGCTTTCCTCGGCGGCAATTTCCAGCGTGTCTGGAGTACCAATCAGGCTGCCCGCGAAGGCGCCGCCCCCTAG
- a CDS encoding sigma-70 family RNA polymerase sigma factor, which produces MRSVTSAQSGAIHGIKPKSPAKVSALPGRSALDGELMSRVVNSADREAFNTLALHYAPRLKAWLVHRGEGDSTAEDIVQDVLTAVWQKAASFDSSKASFSTWVYRMTRNRWIDHKRKHDRLQPTAPQDMMELSDELEESPHAGLEEAQAAQAVRDALATLPPEQKQMLYLAFFEGLSHSAIAERTGIAIGTVKSRIRAPLKKLRTTLEAYRKDAP; this is translated from the coding sequence ATGCGATCCGTGACGTCCGCTCAGTCAGGAGCCATTCATGGCATCAAACCGAAAAGCCCGGCCAAAGTGAGCGCCCTTCCCGGCCGCTCTGCTCTGGACGGCGAGTTGATGTCTCGGGTGGTCAACTCCGCTGACCGCGAAGCATTTAACACGCTGGCCTTGCATTATGCCCCGCGCCTCAAGGCGTGGCTGGTACATCGTGGCGAGGGCGACTCGACAGCAGAAGACATCGTTCAAGATGTGCTGACCGCCGTCTGGCAGAAAGCCGCCAGTTTTGACAGTTCAAAAGCGAGCTTTTCGACCTGGGTCTACCGGATGACGCGCAATCGCTGGATCGACCACAAACGCAAGCATGACCGGCTGCAGCCGACCGCCCCGCAAGACATGATGGAGCTTTCTGACGAGTTGGAGGAGTCCCCCCACGCCGGCCTCGAAGAAGCCCAGGCCGCACAAGCCGTGAGAGACGCACTCGCGACCCTCCCGCCAGAGCAGAAGCAAATGCTCTATCTCGCCTTTTTCGAGGGTCTCTCCCACAGCGCCATCGCCGAACGGACCGGGATCGCCATCGGCACGGTGAAAAGCCGTATCCGGGCGCCCCTCAAGAAACTCAGAACGACACTAGAAGCCTATCGAAAGGATGCGCCATGA
- a CDS encoding FAD-dependent oxidoreductase, which translates to MPFDVAAPVTRRSVASPDGRRPKVAVIGTGISGLSAAWALQEVCDITVFEKADRIGGHTATMIVEAPEGPVPVDTGFIVFNEPNYPNLTALFEHLGVAANPTQMNFSVSIPDARMEYASHGMEGLFAWRRNMASPRFYLMLKDILRFHAASHELATCQRGRSIGEYVAEEGYGQAFVDYHLLPMAAAIWSCPVSMIMDFPAASLARFFVNHGLVSIRPQFPWQSVDGGSASYLGPLTKGFSDRIHCNAGIRSVSRNGEGVRIRFVSGAHQDFDEVIFACHAPEAFALLEDADDVEAGILSRFRTQPNRVILHRDEGLMPERRKAWAAWNYRAKRNDALKLSVTYWMNALQRLDTKTNYFVTLNPEQDPAEDKVEREFVYNHPVFDARAMEAQREIWSIQGRRGTWFCGAWQGYGFHEDGLQSGLAVAELLSGWKRPWAFDYSQERLARTETGKVHA; encoded by the coding sequence ATGCCATTTGATGTCGCCGCACCTGTAACCCGCCGATCTGTGGCCAGCCCTGATGGGCGCCGTCCGAAGGTGGCGGTCATCGGAACCGGTATTTCCGGCCTTTCCGCTGCATGGGCGTTGCAGGAGGTTTGCGACATCACCGTGTTTGAAAAAGCAGACCGGATTGGCGGGCATACGGCCACCATGATCGTTGAAGCCCCGGAAGGGCCTGTGCCAGTGGATACCGGGTTCATTGTCTTTAATGAGCCAAACTATCCAAACCTGACGGCGCTTTTCGAACATCTCGGCGTGGCGGCGAATCCCACCCAGATGAATTTTTCTGTCTCGATCCCCGATGCGAGAATGGAATATGCCAGCCATGGCATGGAGGGACTGTTTGCCTGGCGCCGGAATATGGCCAGCCCGCGCTTTTACCTGATGTTGAAGGACATTTTGCGGTTTCATGCCGCTTCCCATGAATTGGCGACATGTCAGCGCGGTCGTTCGATCGGAGAATATGTGGCGGAAGAAGGCTATGGCCAGGCTTTCGTGGACTATCATCTGTTGCCGATGGCGGCGGCAATCTGGTCCTGTCCGGTCTCGATGATCATGGATTTTCCGGCAGCAAGTCTCGCCCGGTTCTTTGTCAATCATGGCCTGGTAAGCATTCGTCCGCAATTTCCGTGGCAGTCGGTTGATGGCGGCAGCGCATCATATCTCGGCCCCCTGACGAAAGGGTTTTCGGACCGGATCCACTGCAATGCCGGGATCCGCTCTGTGTCACGAAACGGGGAGGGCGTGCGGATCCGTTTTGTGTCGGGAGCGCATCAGGATTTCGATGAGGTCATCTTTGCGTGCCATGCACCGGAAGCCTTTGCCCTGCTGGAAGACGCTGACGACGTGGAGGCCGGAATCCTGTCCCGTTTCCGCACTCAGCCGAACCGCGTGATCCTCCACAGGGATGAGGGCCTGATGCCCGAGCGGCGCAAGGCCTGGGCCGCATGGAACTACCGCGCGAAACGGAATGACGCACTTAAGCTATCTGTGACATACTGGATGAATGCGCTCCAGCGGCTGGATACGAAGACCAATTATTTCGTGACGTTGAACCCGGAGCAAGACCCTGCTGAAGACAAAGTGGAACGCGAATTCGTGTACAATCACCCTGTGTTCGATGCCCGGGCGATGGAAGCCCAGCGAGAGATCTGGTCCATTCAGGGGCGCCGCGGCACATGGTTTTGCGGGGCGTGGCAAGGATATGGCTTCCATGAAGACGGGCTCCAATCCGGTCTGGCCGTCGCGGAGCTGTTGAGCGGCTGGAAGCGTCCGTGGGCGTTCGATTACAGCCAGGAACGCCTGGCGCGTACTGAAACGGGAAAGGTTCATGCATGA
- a CDS encoding arylsulfatase — MPDWKTSGLVRKCFVRLGGAVIAAMAFMMAGPVAMAQSDATRPNIVLILVDDAALMDFGVYGGEARTPNIDALAARGAMFRKHYSSPLCSPSRAMLLTGMDNHMTGIATIPEVLPKEHVGKPGYTMHLEPGVLTLADRLKSAGYRTLMSGKWHLGSGAGDLPNAHGFDRSLALDASGADNWSDKPYMPYYQKAPWYEDGKPAQLPDSFYSSTMIVDHMIDYLDQGDQTQPFFAYVAFQAIHIPVQAPPELTAGYDGVYDQGWDALREARWHKARDIGLIPESAPLAPMPEEMRPWSDLSPDDQALYAARMQVNAAMMEAMDIEIGRLVEHLKETGQYENTIFVVTSDNGPEPSRGDEDFRLKIWMKMHGYHIGIEGIGEQGSWGFIGPEWAIAAASPNNMFKFLGSEGGIRVPLVMAGPGVPQGETYDARTVVTDIAPTLLEYAGIDTPAPAMTGRSLDPLLTGTQAAVYQPDDVIGMEVSGNSAILKGRWKITRNQKPHGDGKWRLYDIEQDPGETTDLSTDKPDIFADMLKEYQAYSERVGVLEVPEGYSSLKEITRNTMARQLKAYWPQLVVLLAGLLLIFWFILHLVRRIIRR, encoded by the coding sequence ATGCCGGATTGGAAAACAAGCGGTCTTGTTCGGAAATGTTTCGTACGGCTGGGTGGGGCCGTCATTGCCGCCATGGCATTCATGATGGCAGGCCCGGTCGCCATGGCGCAGTCGGACGCAACCCGGCCGAACATCGTCCTTATCCTGGTCGACGATGCGGCATTGATGGATTTCGGTGTTTATGGCGGCGAGGCCCGCACACCCAATATTGATGCGCTTGCTGCCCGCGGAGCCATGTTCCGGAAGCACTATTCCTCTCCGCTGTGTTCGCCGTCGCGGGCCATGCTCCTGACGGGTATGGACAACCATATGACCGGGATTGCCACCATTCCGGAAGTGCTGCCGAAAGAGCATGTCGGCAAGCCGGGCTACACAATGCATCTTGAGCCGGGTGTTCTGACGCTTGCCGACCGGTTGAAGTCCGCAGGCTATCGGACGCTGATGTCGGGCAAGTGGCACCTCGGCAGCGGGGCGGGGGATCTGCCCAACGCGCACGGGTTTGACCGGTCGCTGGCCCTTGATGCGTCTGGCGCCGATAATTGGTCGGACAAACCCTACATGCCCTACTATCAGAAGGCGCCGTGGTATGAGGACGGCAAACCTGCCCAGCTGCCGGACTCGTTCTATTCTTCCACCATGATCGTCGACCACATGATCGACTATCTGGATCAAGGCGATCAGACACAGCCCTTCTTCGCTTATGTCGCATTCCAGGCGATCCACATTCCCGTGCAGGCGCCGCCGGAACTGACGGCCGGATACGACGGTGTTTATGACCAGGGGTGGGACGCCCTGAGGGAAGCGCGCTGGCACAAGGCCAGAGACATCGGACTGATCCCGGAGAGTGCGCCGCTCGCCCCCATGCCGGAGGAAATGCGCCCGTGGAGTGATCTCTCCCCGGACGATCAGGCCCTCTATGCCGCCCGCATGCAGGTGAATGCGGCGATGATGGAGGCGATGGACATAGAGATCGGCCGGCTCGTCGAACATCTCAAGGAGACAGGCCAGTACGAGAATACCATTTTCGTTGTCACATCAGACAACGGACCGGAACCATCGCGCGGCGACGAGGATTTCCGGCTCAAGATCTGGATGAAAATGCACGGCTACCACATCGGGATCGAGGGCATTGGCGAACAGGGGAGCTGGGGCTTCATCGGTCCGGAATGGGCGATCGCGGCGGCGTCTCCCAATAACATGTTCAAGTTCCTGGGGTCTGAGGGCGGAATTCGTGTGCCACTGGTCATGGCTGGCCCCGGCGTCCCGCAGGGTGAGACATATGACGCCCGGACCGTCGTGACGGATATCGCCCCAACTTTGCTGGAATATGCAGGCATCGACACGCCGGCCCCCGCCATGACCGGGCGGAGCCTCGATCCGCTTCTGACCGGCACGCAGGCGGCGGTCTACCAGCCCGATGACGTGATCGGGATGGAAGTTTCCGGCAATTCGGCAATCCTGAAAGGCCGTTGGAAAATTACCCGCAATCAGAAGCCGCACGGCGACGGCAAATGGCGGCTGTATGACATCGAGCAGGACCCGGGGGAGACCACGGACCTCAGCACAGACAAGCCGGATATCTTTGCGGACATGCTGAAAGAATATCAGGCCTACAGCGAACGTGTCGGGGTGCTGGAAGTGCCCGAGGGCTACAGCTCCCTGAAGGAGATCACACGCAATACGATGGCGCGCCAGTTGAAGGCCTACTGGCCGCAATTGGTCGTCCTGCTGGCCGGTTTGCTTCTGATCTTCTGGTTCATCCTGCATCTTGTCCGGCGCATCATTCGGCGCTGA
- a CDS encoding glutathione S-transferase family protein codes for MDVTEENRLKLMGAPGSPYTRKMLALLRYRRIPYAILWGGHQTPPPGLPQPKVKLLPTFYFSGANGEVEAVVDSTPITRRLEQDYAGRSVIPETPVLAFLNELIEDYADEWLTKAMFHYRWYFEADRDNAGPLLVYWSLPTLAAPDAQKMADMFSKRQTERLYVVGSNDVTASTIESSYLRFIDLLDDLLQRAGYVLGARPSSADFAIFGQLTQLAIVEPTSAALTRARSARVRAWLDRMEDLSGVEPASGDWFTQEQATHSLKPLLTEIGRVYLPFLKANAAAVVAGKPDFETEIDGQVWKQPTFPYQAKCLQHLRDEASALPDDARAEVGQVLSGTGCEELLN; via the coding sequence ATGGACGTTACAGAGGAAAACCGTCTGAAGCTGATGGGCGCGCCCGGTTCGCCGTACACGCGCAAAATGCTGGCACTGCTGCGGTATCGCCGGATTCCTTATGCGATCCTCTGGGGCGGGCATCAGACCCCACCGCCGGGGCTCCCACAGCCAAAGGTAAAATTGCTGCCGACCTTCTATTTCTCCGGTGCGAACGGAGAGGTTGAGGCCGTTGTCGATTCGACGCCGATTACACGCCGTCTGGAACAGGACTATGCAGGCCGCAGTGTCATTCCGGAGACGCCGGTTCTGGCCTTCCTGAATGAGTTGATCGAAGACTATGCAGATGAATGGCTGACCAAGGCCATGTTCCACTATCGCTGGTATTTCGAGGCGGACCGCGACAATGCCGGGCCGCTCCTGGTTTACTGGTCATTGCCCACGCTGGCTGCGCCGGATGCGCAGAAAATGGCCGACATGTTCAGTAAACGGCAAACAGAGCGTCTTTACGTTGTGGGGTCAAACGATGTCACCGCATCGACGATTGAATCGAGCTATCTCCGCTTTATCGACCTTCTGGACGATCTGTTGCAACGCGCGGGCTATGTGCTCGGGGCGCGGCCGTCATCGGCGGACTTCGCCATTTTCGGGCAGTTGACCCAGCTGGCGATCGTCGAGCCCACATCTGCCGCTTTGACCCGCGCGCGCTCTGCCCGGGTGAGAGCGTGGCTGGACCGTATGGAAGACCTGTCCGGGGTGGAGCCTGCAAGTGGTGACTGGTTCACGCAGGAACAGGCAACACACAGCCTGAAACCGCTGCTGACGGAAATCGGGCGCGTCTACTTGCCATTCCTCAAGGCAAATGCCGCGGCGGTTGTCGCGGGCAAGCCGGACTTCGAGACCGAGATCGACGGGCAGGTCTGGAAACAACCCACATTTCCATATCAGGCAAAATGTCTGCAGCATTTGCGGGATGAGGCAAGCGCACTTCCGGATGATGCTCGCGCCGAAGTCGGGCAGGTCTTGTCCGGCACCGGCTGCGAAGAACTCCTGAACTAG
- a CDS encoding DUF1365 domain-containing protein, with the protein MNQPARFYIGQVSHKRVGRVSHALRYRIAYLLLDLDRLDEAGRMTRFLNIGKRGLISFNPLDHGDGETKDLAAWVRAFAVRQGVQENVATIELLTLPRMFGYVFNPVSVYFLRNEAGDLHHVLYEVGNTFGERHYYLCAAELVDGICRHECDKAFYVSPFFDQSGHYEFTVLPPSDRVTLSISYRDGETERMAAVLTAKARPVTARTTLALLAKFPFMTLGVIAGIHWEALKLVLKGARYHRHGPKSETAGTSLGRAASGSRKWARSRGPAA; encoded by the coding sequence ATGAACCAGCCGGCACGCTTCTATATCGGTCAGGTAAGCCATAAACGGGTTGGCCGCGTATCGCATGCTCTGCGCTACCGGATAGCCTATTTGTTGCTGGATCTGGACCGGCTGGACGAGGCTGGCCGGATGACCCGGTTCCTGAACATCGGAAAACGTGGTCTGATCAGCTTCAATCCGCTGGACCATGGAGACGGTGAGACAAAAGACCTTGCCGCATGGGTGCGGGCATTTGCCGTCAGGCAAGGGGTTCAGGAAAATGTGGCAACGATTGAACTTCTCACACTGCCCCGCATGTTCGGATATGTGTTTAACCCTGTCTCGGTCTATTTTCTCCGCAATGAGGCGGGTGACCTTCACCATGTGCTCTATGAAGTGGGCAATACGTTCGGGGAACGGCACTATTATCTGTGTGCTGCAGAGCTGGTTGATGGGATTTGCCGGCATGAATGCGACAAGGCGTTTTACGTCTCCCCATTTTTCGACCAGAGCGGACACTACGAATTTACTGTCCTGCCGCCTTCTGACCGCGTGACGCTGTCCATCTCTTATCGTGATGGAGAGACCGAACGGATGGCGGCGGTTCTGACTGCGAAGGCCCGCCCCGTCACGGCAAGAACAACTCTGGCTTTGCTCGCGAAATTTCCGTTCATGACGCTTGGTGTGATTGCCGGAATTCACTGGGAAGCACTGAAGCTGGTTTTGAAAGGCGCCCGGTACCATCGGCATGGCCCGAAAAGCGAGACTGCCGGCACAAGTCTCGGGCGCGCCGCATCCGGTTCGCGTAAATGGGCGCGCTCACGCGGGCCAGCCGCCTGA
- a CDS encoding cupin domain-containing protein, whose translation MNTANSLPVTVDDDWLAMQSAGSLSPFKQLLLTCQADINPRLREALDSNDHVAGAMLESAKPAALSDDFLTRLNARLDADLPAQSEANDDTRDEDARPEWMPAPLADYIHRSGSRLKWRSAGLGVQRARLGHNRRGERLYLLRAKPGLPVPRHSHSGQEWTLVLEGGYKSGSQQFVAGDLHQEDEGCMHDLRIDDDGPCISLIVDEGKLKFANPLLKLFQPVLGI comes from the coding sequence ATGAATACGGCAAATTCCCTGCCGGTCACGGTTGATGACGACTGGCTGGCCATGCAGTCAGCCGGTTCGCTCTCGCCGTTCAAGCAACTTCTGTTGACCTGCCAGGCAGACATCAATCCGCGCCTGCGGGAGGCACTCGACTCAAACGACCATGTTGCAGGCGCCATGCTCGAAAGCGCAAAGCCTGCAGCACTGTCAGACGATTTCCTCACTCGCCTGAACGCCCGTCTGGATGCGGATCTGCCGGCTCAATCAGAGGCCAATGACGATACCCGTGATGAAGATGCCCGTCCGGAGTGGATGCCGGCCCCGCTGGCAGACTATATCCACCGCTCAGGCAGCCGTCTCAAATGGCGCAGCGCCGGCCTTGGTGTTCAGCGAGCGCGGCTCGGCCATAACAGGCGCGGCGAACGCCTTTACCTGCTGCGGGCAAAGCCCGGACTTCCCGTCCCACGGCATTCCCACAGCGGACAGGAATGGACCCTCGTTCTGGAAGGCGGTTACAAATCCGGCTCACAGCAATTCGTTGCCGGCGACCTTCACCAGGAAGATGAGGGGTGCATGCACGACTTGCGGATCGATGATGACGGCCCGTGCATCTCCCTCATCGTCGACGAGGGAAAGCTGAAGTTTGCGAATCCGCTACTGAAACTTTTCCAGCCGGTGCTCGGCATCTGA
- a CDS encoding sulfatase: MLKKFLIGLAALLVVLGGLAWFNKPSIILFLVAHSGQTDVAPNQEIAWNQGPEDPQTNRADGPPNIIFIVADDLGINDISTFGGGVAGGLVPTPNIDRLAARGAIFNQAYAGTGTCAPSRAMLMTGRYPTRTGFEFTPTPGGMGRIVSMIGNDMDTGLPPILWNKQADEGGVPFDQQGLPGDEVTVAELLKQAGYHTVHIGKWHLGRSEESRPTAQGFDESLLMASGLYLPGDDPEVVNAKLDFDPIDKFLWARMQYAASFNNSDWFEPGGYLTDYWTDEAGKVIEANRNRSFFLYLAHWGVHTPLQATREDYEAVGDIQPERLRVYAAMVRALDRSVGRIMDKLEEEGLADNTVIVFTSDNGGAGYIGLPEVNAPYRGWKITLFEGGIRVPMFVSWPGKIPSGAIIDTPVAHVDVMPTLAAIAGAILPAGLEIDGENILPEATGAGHIARADDAIFWSSGYYRVVRAGDWKLQVNGRQQKSWLFNLAEDPTEQENLVGELPDKVAELQSLIDAHWADARAPLYPYTIESPIMVDKTAADKFEAGDEYIYWPN; this comes from the coding sequence ATGTTGAAGAAATTTCTCATCGGACTGGCGGCATTGCTGGTCGTTCTTGGGGGATTGGCCTGGTTTAACAAGCCATCCATAATCCTGTTCCTAGTGGCGCATTCCGGCCAGACGGACGTCGCACCCAATCAGGAGATTGCCTGGAACCAGGGGCCGGAAGATCCGCAGACGAACAGGGCTGACGGCCCGCCGAATATCATCTTCATCGTTGCTGATGATCTTGGCATCAACGACATCTCCACCTTTGGCGGCGGTGTTGCGGGCGGCCTTGTGCCGACCCCTAATATCGACAGGCTGGCGGCACGGGGCGCAATTTTCAATCAGGCCTATGCCGGCACCGGGACCTGCGCGCCTTCGCGGGCGATGTTGATGACCGGGCGCTATCCGACACGCACAGGGTTTGAGTTCACTCCCACACCGGGAGGGATGGGTCGTATCGTCTCCATGATCGGCAACGACATGGACACGGGATTGCCTCCAATCCTATGGAACAAGCAGGCGGATGAAGGCGGCGTGCCGTTCGATCAGCAGGGATTGCCCGGCGATGAGGTGACAGTTGCTGAACTGTTGAAACAGGCCGGGTATCACACGGTGCACATCGGCAAATGGCACCTGGGGCGCAGCGAAGAGTCCCGCCCGACGGCGCAAGGGTTCGACGAGAGTTTGCTCATGGCCAGCGGCTTGTATCTTCCCGGTGACGATCCGGAGGTCGTGAACGCTAAACTGGACTTTGACCCCATCGACAAATTCCTTTGGGCACGGATGCAATATGCTGCATCCTTCAACAACAGCGACTGGTTTGAGCCGGGTGGGTATCTGACGGACTATTGGACCGATGAAGCTGGCAAGGTCATTGAGGCCAATCGTAACCGGTCGTTCTTTCTCTATCTGGCCCATTGGGGCGTTCATACACCGCTGCAGGCGACGCGGGAGGATTACGAAGCTGTCGGAGATATCCAGCCTGAGCGTTTGCGCGTTTACGCCGCGATGGTCCGGGCGCTTGACCGCAGTGTCGGGCGCATCATGGACAAGCTCGAAGAAGAGGGGCTGGCGGACAATACGGTCATCGTTTTCACTTCGGACAATGGCGGTGCAGGATATATCGGCCTGCCAGAGGTCAATGCCCCGTATCGCGGTTGGAAGATCACGCTGTTCGAGGGCGGAATCCGGGTGCCGATGTTTGTTTCGTGGCCGGGAAAAATTCCCTCTGGCGCAATCATCGACACACCGGTGGCGCATGTTGATGTGATGCCGACCCTTGCGGCCATTGCCGGTGCCATTCTGCCGGCCGGTCTGGAAATTGACGGAGAGAATATTCTGCCTGAAGCGACCGGCGCCGGACATATCGCGCGGGCAGATGATGCGATCTTCTGGTCCAGCGGGTATTACCGTGTCGTGCGCGCAGGTGACTGGAAGTTGCAGGTGAATGGCCGACAGCAGAAATCATGGCTGTTCAATCTGGCTGAAGACCCGACGGAACAGGAAAATCTCGTGGGTGAACTGCCGGACAAGGTGGCGGAGCTTCAGTCTCTGATCGATGCCCATTGGGCCGATGCCCGTGCGCCGCTTTATCCGTATACAATAGAAAGCCCGATCATGGTGGACAAGACAGCTGCCGACAAATTTGAAGCGGGGGATGAATATATTTACTGGCCGAACTGA
- a CDS encoding isochorismatase family protein, with translation MMTASQSVETASREIGLGEILSASSRAPKAPPKMTQDNAALLLIDIQHLAEPSYHLKNAVEAGLPEDAVRAALSDYEVRFNAAVVQAARVLNAARAAGIPPIHVKIQSMSDTGRDTSQLHSRLGWNFPPGSAGAQFLEPTQPENGEIVVTKTASGAFTGTSLDSILRNMGIEHLIVVGFLTDECVETTTRVALDYGYVTRVVSDATTTYLMEAYQATIGKLASYGFALTADEAIAEFTSVSTPA, from the coding sequence ATGATGACAGCCAGTCAGTCTGTGGAAACCGCCAGTCGCGAGATCGGTTTGGGCGAGATCCTGAGCGCATCGTCCAGGGCCCCCAAAGCGCCGCCGAAGATGACGCAGGACAACGCCGCGCTGCTGTTGATCGACATCCAGCATCTGGCGGAACCTTCCTATCATCTGAAGAATGCTGTTGAGGCTGGTTTGCCGGAAGATGCTGTTCGGGCTGCTCTTAGTGACTACGAAGTCCGGTTTAATGCTGCAGTAGTCCAGGCTGCACGTGTTCTGAACGCCGCAAGGGCAGCGGGGATCCCGCCGATCCACGTGAAGATACAGTCCATGTCAGACACGGGCCGTGACACCAGCCAGCTACACAGCCGCCTCGGCTGGAATTTCCCGCCCGGAAGTGCAGGGGCGCAATTCCTCGAACCGACCCAGCCGGAAAATGGCGAAATTGTCGTCACCAAAACTGCCAGCGGCGCCTTCACGGGCACCAGTCTGGATTCCATTCTGCGGAATATGGGAATCGAGCACCTGATCGTTGTGGGCTTCCTGACAGATGAATGCGTGGAGACCACGACCCGCGTCGCCCTCGACTATGGCTACGTTACGCGCGTGGTGAGTGACGCGACCACGACCTACCTCATGGAAGCCTATCAGGCGACAATCGGGAAGCTGGCGTCCTATGGCTTCGCCCTGACGGCGGATGAGGCAATCGCGGAATTTACATCGGTGAGCACGCCGGCGTGA